The following are encoded together in the Paludisphaera mucosa genome:
- a CDS encoding RNA polymerase sigma factor: protein MGDDVPTSATLLDRARASDADAWARLVYLYGPLVRHWCARWGCVGADADDLVQEIFLAVAAGLPGFRRERAGDTFRGWLRTIARNKRLDALRRGDRDPVAQGGTEAQWRLAQAPGPEAEADEDPIEQVSGLYHRALELVRSEFEEKTWRTFWRVAVDGLTVDAVAREAGVAPAAVRQAKSRVLRRLKQEVGDLI from the coding sequence TTGGGCGACGACGTGCCGACCTCCGCGACGCTGCTCGACCGCGCCCGCGCCTCGGACGCCGACGCCTGGGCGCGCCTGGTCTATCTCTACGGCCCGCTCGTCCGCCACTGGTGCGCGCGCTGGGGATGCGTCGGCGCGGACGCCGACGACCTCGTCCAGGAGATCTTCCTGGCGGTCGCCGCCGGCCTGCCCGGCTTCCGCCGCGAACGCGCCGGCGACACCTTCCGCGGCTGGCTCCGGACGATCGCCCGCAACAAGCGGCTCGACGCGCTCCGACGAGGCGACCGCGACCCGGTCGCGCAGGGGGGCACCGAGGCCCAGTGGCGTCTGGCCCAGGCCCCCGGCCCGGAGGCGGAGGCCGACGAGGACCCGATCGAACAGGTCTCCGGCCTCTACCATCGCGCGCTCGAGCTGGTCCGGAGCGAGTTCGAGGAGAAGACCTGGCGGACCTTCTGGCGCGTGGCCGTCGACGGCCTGACCGTCGACGCCGTCGCGCGCGAGGCCGGCGTCGCGCCGGCCGCCGTGCGGCAGGCCAAGTCCCGCGTCCTCCGCCGTCTCAAGCAGGAGGTCGGGGACCTGATCTGA